The genomic interval CTACCGCACATCGGGCGCGGGAGTTTCGCGCTCAGGGCGTCGGCGCGGGGACCTTGAGCGCGACGTCGAGCGCCAGCTCAATCATCTCGTCGAACGAGGTCTGCCGGTCCTGCGGCGACAGGGCCTCGCCCGTCTTGAGGTGGTCCGACACGGTGAGCAGGCCCAGCGCCCGGGCGCCGAACTCGGCCGCCACGCCGTAGAGGCCAGCGACCTCCATCTCGATGGCGAGGACGCCCATCCGCTCGAGCACCGCGTTGAGCTCCTGCTGCGGGTGGTAGAACAGGTCCGAGGTGAAGACGGAGCCCGCGCGCACGGCCTTGCCCCGGCGCTCGGCGGACTCCATGGCCCACCGCGCGAGCTGGAAGTCCGCCACGGCCGGGAAGTCGTGCCCCATCAGCCGCATCCGGTTCACCTTCGAGTCGGTCCCCGCGCCGGTGGCCACGATGACATCCCGCAGCTTCACGTCCGTGCGCAGCGCGCCGCAGCTCCCCACGCGAACGAGCACCTTGGCGCCGTACACCTTGATGAGCTCGGTGGCGTAGATGGAGATGGAGGGCACGCCCATGCCATGTCCCATCACCGAGATGCGGCGCCCCTGATAGGTGCCGGTGAAACCAAACATGTTGCGCACCGAGGTGACGCCACGGGCGTCGGTGAGGAAGCGCTCGGAGATGTAACGAGCCCGGAGGGGGTCACCGGGCATCAGCACCACGTCGGCGAAGTCGCCGGGTGCGGCGGAGATATGAGGGGTTGCCATGGGGGCGAACCATATACGCTCGGTGCGCCTCCCCGCGACGACCAACTCGAGCCCTCCTGTTTCAGGGCGAGGACACCCACGCGACGTGAAAGTGCGCGTCCAACGTGGAGAGGGGATAGTCCTTGGGCAGCGGCGCGAAGGGCGCGGCCTTCCGCACGGCCGACAGCGCCGCCGCGTCCCAGCTCTTGGAGCCAGACTCCATGGTGACGTCCGCCGAGATGAGCTTGCCGTCGCGGCCAATCACCGCCTGGACCACCGTCTTGCGCCCCACGGTGGGCAGCCCCTTCTTCCCGGGCTGCGTCCACTTGCCGGCGACCTGCGAATAGACGCGCTGCTGGTAGGCGGCGCTCTTCAGCTCGGGCGAGAAGAAGGCCTGGAGCTGCGGCCCCGCGGCGGCCAACGCCAGGGGAACCACAGCCAGCGAGAGCAGAACCACCAGGGGCAGCGAACGGGAGCGGAGCATGGCGCGCCATCGTAGTCGCGGTGGCACGTGCCGCCCAGCGAGCTCGTCCCGCCCAGCGTCCCCCCGCGGGCCTCAACGCCGCCGCGCCAGGGTGAACGCGGTGAGCGCGAGCACGCCGCCCACTCCGGTCATCACCGCCAGGGGCCTGCGCAGGCGCTCCGACAGCGCGGAGAGCACCCCCAGCGTCACCTCGCGACTGGCCACACGCAGCGCAGGCCCTCCGCCCGCATCGCGCGTCGCGCGGAACTGACGTCGCAGCTCCTCGGAAGCTCCGCGCACCGTCGCCACCGCCGTGCGCTCGGCCACCGAGGCCACCGCGCCTCCCATGTCCAATTGGGAGCGGGACCGCAGCGCTCGCAGCTCCAGGTCGAGCTGTTCCACCACGGCGTGGACGAGCCGCCGGCCCGCCTCGTCGAGCACCTCGTCGAACTTCTCGGAGCGGGACTCCAGCGCCTCGCCCAGGCCCTGGATGAACCCCCTCCCCGCCTGGGCCGCCACCTCCGCGCCCATGGGAGACACCGCCGGCAGCGCGTGCTCCAGCTCCTTCACCACGCCCTCCACCACCCCCGTGGCCATCTCCCGGGCTCGAGCGCCGGGCTCACGCAGCTCGCGATTGCGCAGGGCCGCCGCCTCGGATGAACGCTCCAGCCACCCGTTCATCCGCTCGATGAGCTCTCGCGACAACGCATCCACGCCCGGCATGGAGCGCCGCAGCTCGTCCACCGCCCCCGCCACGGCGCTCTCCGCCATCGAGCGTGTCCAAGCGCCCGGGGGCCGCTCGGCGGCGTCCTGGACCCGACGCGCCAGCAGCGCCACGCCATCCTCGATGAGCGCGCGGAGCTGGCCATCGAGCGCCGGCAGCTCCGCCTGGAGACCTTCGGAGGCGCCTCGGACCGCGCCACTCGCCAGGCCCTGCACCGCGAGCTGCTCCAACGACAGGGTGACGCGCCTCAGAAGTTCGACCGGCGACAACCGTCCCTCGTGGCGCATCACACACTCCCTCGAGCCAAGACGCACACTGCTCGACAAATCTGGGCCCCCACTCCGCCGACCGGCACCCAGGCAGGCCGATGGAGCCAGCGCTCGGCGTGCCCGCCCGCCCTCGGCACCAGGCCGTCGGCCTCCTGCCCGTGCCCCAGCCTTGCACCTGGATGGCGAATGCACATTGGTTGCACCACCCGGCACGCTCCGGAACAGTAGGCGGCGGCGGGACGATGCTCGGCTACCAGACCCATTCCCAGTGGCGAGACATGTCTGACTTCGTGGTGCACTTCACGAAGCCCGGGCCGCCGTTTCGCGACGCCTACCAGAACATGATGAACATCCTGGGCACGCGGACGCTCATCCCTGGTGCCCAGGGGTTCGGCCTCGCGCGCAAGGAGCCCCAGGTCGCCGAGCGCCACCGCGCGGTCTGCTTCAGCGAGATTCCGCTCGACCAACTCGGAAGGCTGGTCCATCGCCGCAGCCTCTACGGCATCGGCTTCAGCAAGAGCTTCATCCTCTCCCAAGGCGGCGGCCCCGTCTGGTACGTCCAATACGCCTCCGCCGCGCACCTCGCGCTCAAGCATCAGGTGGATGAGGCCCTGGCGGCCCCCGATTCCAAAGGCCACCCGCTCTGGTCCATGACGCCCTTCGTGGACATCCAGGGTGAGAGCCACAACGCGCCCTACCAGTACCGCTTCGACTGGGAGCGGGAGTGGCGCGTGCCGGGCATGCTGCGCTTCACGGAGTACGACGTGGCGGTGCTCTTCCTGCCCGAGGAGATGCATCCGACGGCCCGCGGCTTCTTCGAGTGGGCCGTGCGCGAGAAGGCGGGCCCGGGCTACTTCTGCCCGTGCCTGGACCCGCTGTGGTCCGCCTCGCAGATTGCGCGCGCGCTGGAGAAACACGCCGAGGACTCCGTGCGGCTCAAGGCGGGATGACCCCGCCGCCCACCCCATGAGTCCATGAGCCGACACCCGTGCGGAGATGGGGGACTGCCGCCACGGCCTGGAGTGCCTATTCCTTCGAGCCGGACATGGACTCGGGGGGTTGCACGGTGGCCTGGAGGAGCTTGTCGCGGGGCGTGCTGGCATGTGTCGTGGCGCTGACGCTGGCGTGTGGTGGAGGAAGCCCCCCCACGGAGGTCCCGCCGCCCGTCGACCCTCAAGTGGAGCCACCCGACTCGGGCACGAAGCAGCCGCAGGAGACGCCCGACTCGGGCACGCAGCAGCCGCAGGAGACACCCGACGCCGGGCCCCGCTGCGGCCCCACCGCGGGAGACACCCGCTGGCTCACCGAGGGCCAATCCCTCACCGCCACCGTGACGTGCTCCACCGGAAGCACTCCCACAGGCGCGCGCTTCACCGTGGACAACCCGCCGCCCGGCGCCACCTTCGACACGGCCACGGCCACGCTGCGTTGGACTCCCGCCAGGGACCAGGCCGCGGTGTGGAACCTGGTCCTGCGTGAACAGGGCAGCGGCGAGACGGGCACCCTCAAGGTGGGCGTGGCGGAGAACGACGGCGCCCCAGGCAACGTGCGCATCGTCGACCCGGTGGTCTACACCGAGGAGTACGGCCTCCCCGTCTTCCACATCACCTATCCCGTCCCTCCGGGCCTCACGGGCGGTGGCGACAGGCCCGCGCAGCTCACCTACCGGGGACGCAAGTACTCCATCCAGGCCAAGTACCGGGGCGCCACCTCCGGCGCCTTCCCCAAGCGCAGCCTCACGCTGGAGTTCCCGGACGAGGACCTCTTCAACGAGCCCGTCTTCGGCGACGGCTTCCTGAAGCGCAAGCGCGTGGCGCTCATCTCCACGTTCAACGACAACTCATACATCCGCACGCGGCTCGCCTTCGACCTGTGGAACCGCATGTCGCCCGACCACATCCGCATCCCCGTCTTCAGCGCCGTCGTCTACGCCAACAACCGCTTCCTCGGCCTCTTCACGGCGGCGGACCTGCCCCACAAGAGGGTCATGGCCCAGAGCGGGATGAACAAGGACTCGGACCTCTTCAAGGCGGTGGAGAAGGAGGCCAACTTCTCCCGCCTGCGCCGGGACGGACAGCCCAAGGAGTCCCTGCGCGAGGGCTTCGAGAAGAAGGTGGGCGAGCCGCCCATGGGGCAGCCTCACGCCTGGGACAACCTGGAGGCCTTCGTCGCCTTCGTCGCGGACTCCACCGACGCGACCTTCCGCGCGGAGTTCCCCAGGCGCGCCAACGTGCTCGACTACCAGGACTGGTGGATCTTCAACACGCTCATCCTGGGAACGGACTCCGGAGGCAAGAACGCCTACCACGCCTATGACCCGGGCACGAAAGGCCCCTGGCGCTTCATCCCCTGGGATTTGGATGCGAGCCTGGGCCAGAACTTCGACACCACGCGCACCGGGCCCACCACGCGGCTGAACTTCGCCTCGCAGAACCGCATCTTCGAGCGGCTGCTGGAGGACCCCTCCTTCGCCAATCCCATGCGCGAGCGCTACCAGGCGCTGCTGCGAAACGAGCTGAAGCTGGAGAACGTGCTCGCGCTCATCGACCGCTACGAGAAGGAGACCTCGGCCGTGGCGAAGCGGGACTGGGCGCGGTGGCAATTGGAGTACCGCGCGTTCGGCGAGCCCGGGAGCATCGGCGAGGGCAACTTCCCCAACTGGTACAAACGCGCGGACTTCAACACCTACGAGCAGGAACTGGAGTACGTGCGCCAGTGGGTGCGCACCCGCTGGCCCGCGCTCCAGTCCCAGCTCCCCTGATGCAACGAGCGCGGCCTAGAACTGCGCCGAGCCCGGGACGCGCGGATAGGGAATCGCGTCGCGGATGTTCTGCAGGCCGCACATGTAGACGATGAGCCGCTCGAAGCCGAGCCCGAAGCCCGCGTGCGGCACCGTGCCGTAGCGGCGCAAATCCCGGTACCACTGGTAGTGGGCCGGGTCCAAGCCGAAGCGCTTCATGCGCGCGTCCAGCACATCCAGGCGCTCCTCGCGCTGGCTGCCGCCGATGATTTCACCGATGCCCGGGGCCAGCACGTCCATGGCCGCGACCGTCTTTCCGTCCTCGTTGATGCGCATGTAGAAGGCCTTGATGGCCTCCGGGTAGTTCATCACGACGACGGGCCGGCCCACGTGCTCCTCGGCCAGGTAGCGCTCGTGCTCCGTCTGCAGGTCCTTGCCCCACTCGGGCGCGTACTCGAACTTCTTCTTCGCCCGCTTCAGGATTTCAATCGCCTCCGTGTAGTCGATGCGCTCGAAGCTCGACTGGATGAACTTCTCCAGCCGCTCCGTGACGCCCTTCTGCACGCGCTCCTCGAAGAACTTGAAGTCCGGACCGCAGTCCTCCAGCACCGCCTTGAAGACGTGCTTGAGGAAGCGCTCGGCCAGGTCCGCGTCCGCGTTCAGGTCCGCGAAGGCAATCTCCGGCTCGATCATCCAGAACTCGGCCAGGTGGCGCGTGGTGTTGGAGTTCTCCGCGCGGAACGTGGGGCCGAAGGTGTAGACCTTCGACATGGCCAGGCAGTACGCCTCCACGTTGAGCTGGCCGGAGACGGTGAGGTACGCCTCCTTGCCGAAGAAATCCTTGTGCCAGTCAATCTTCCCTTCCGGCGTGCGCGGCGGGTTGACGGCGTCCAGCGTGGAGACGCGGAACATCTGCCCCGCGCCCTCCGCGTCGCTGGCGGTGATGATGGGCGTGTTGACCCAGAAGAAGCCCTCCTGGTCGAAGAAGTTGTGGATGGCGTTGGCCGCCCGGTGACGCACACGCGTCACGGCGCTGAACGTGTTGGTGCGCACGCGCAGGTGCGCCACGTCGCGCAGGAACTCCAGCGTGTGCTGCTTGGGCTGGATGGGGTAGGTGTCCGGGTCGTCCACGAAGCCCAGCACCTGGACCTCGTCGGCCTGGACCTCGTAGGCCTGCCCCTTGCCCTGGGACTTCACCAGCGTGCCGCGGCAGACGACGGAGCAGCCCGCGGTGAGGTGGAGGATTTCCTTCTCGTAGTTGGGCAGCGAATTGGGGGCGACCACCTGCACGGGGTCGAACACCGAGCCATCGCTCACATTGACGAAGCTGATGCCCGCCTTCGAGTCGCGCCGGGTGCGCACCCAGCCACGGACCTCCACCTTCGTCCCAGCCTCCACCGCGCCGGCGAGGACCTGCTTCACACTGACGACCTGCATTGACGCTCTCCCTTGAGCGGATTCAGGGCGCGAGTTAGCCGGGCGGCGGCCCCGAGGACAAGTCCGGTGTGCCCCCCAGGCCCCCGAAACCCCCGTTTTCAGGCCCCGCCGCATGCCTGGAACCCGGCCAACCGTGTCAGACCCTCTAGGTACTCTTCTCCCATGGTCGCCCGAGAAGGGGACCAGGAATCCCACGAAACCCTCACGCCATTCGCGGGCCCACCGGGCCCGGCTGGCCGTGCCCTACCTGGAGAGTCACATGGCTTCGCGCAAGTCCGCTTCCCGCAAGTCCACCCCCCGCAACCGTTCCTCGGAGTCCACCAAGGCCGCCTTCGAGGACCTGGCGCGCAAGGCGCGCAACAAGCCCGTGGTCCCGGCCAAGGAGCAGGAGGCGCGCGACAGCCACGCCAAGAACGTGCTCGCGGACGTCTCCACCCTGTCCGCCGAGTCCGCCGTGAAGAAGGTCACGGAAGCGGGCCTCACCATCAACAAGACGCTGGCCGGCATCAACGAGCAGGTCATCGCGCTGGTGGAGGAGATGAAGCAGTTGGACGAGGCCATCCACCTCAAGACGGAGGAGCTGTCGGAGCTGCATGGCCGGGACGTGGCGGCCAGCGCCGTGGACGTGCTCGTCGCGGAGTACGACAAGCGCAAGGCGGAGCTCCAGGAGGAGATGACGGGATTGCAGAAGGACATCGTCGACACGCGCGCCAAGGCGGCGGCGGACCTGGCCGCGGAGAAGGAGTCCGCGCAGGTGGCGCGGCAGCGGGCCGAGGAGCAGTACGCGTATGACGTGCAGATTCAACGCAAGAAGGAGCAGGACGCGTTCGCCGAGGGGCTGCGCGTGCAGGCCGCCACCGAGCGGGACCGCAAGGAGAAGCTGGAGAAGGAGTGGGCCACGCGAGAGGAGGCCCTGAAGCTGCGGGAGAAGGAGCTGGAGGACCTGCGCAAGCAGGTGGCCGACTTCCCCGCCACGCTGAAGAAGGAGGCCGACACGGCCGCCGCCATCGTGGGCAACCGCGTGAAGTCGGACTGGGAGCTGAAGCTCACCCTCGCCACGAAGGACGCGGAGACGGCGCAGCGCGTGGCCAGCATGGAGATTGGCTCGCTCAAGGACACGAACACCAAGCAGGCCCAGGCCATCCAGACGCTCCAGACGGAGCTCGCCGAGGCCAAGCGTCAGGTGCAGGCCATCGCGGAGAAGGCCCTCGAGTCCGCCTCGGGTGCTCGGGCGCTCGCGGAGGTCCAGGGCGTCATCGCCAGCCGCGAGTTCAGCAAGGCGAAGTAATCCGCCCCACCCCACTGCCGGGACACGGCCCGCGCGCCGTGTCCCGGCAGGGCTCGCGCTACCAGACCTGCACGGGGCTCACGCGGAGGTTGGACATGCCCGTGCCGAGCTGGCCCATGTCTCCGTGGCCCCAGGCCCAGACGCTCCGGTCAGAGAGCAGCGCCAAGGAGTGCTCCCCTCCGCCCGCCACCGCCACGGCGCCGGTGAGCCCTGGCACTTGCAGCGGCAGAAGCTGCCAGTTCGACTTCACGCCGTTGCCCACCTGGCCGTACTGGTTGCGGCCCCAGCCCCAGACCCTGCCTCCCGACGTCACCGCGAGGCTGTGGTGGTCTCCCGCGTCCACGGCCCCCACGCCCGTCAGCGTGGCCACCTGCACGGGCGCGAGCTTCCGGACCTGGGTGCCATCTCCCAGCTCGCCGTAGGTGTTGGAGCCCCAGGACCAGAGTGTCCCGTCTCCCTTCAACGCCAGGGCATGGTTGCGACCGGCCGCCACGGCCGTGACGCCCGTGAGGCCCTGCGTCTGCGCCGGCGCCACCTTCCGCACGGAGGTGCCGTCGCCGAGCTGGCCCAGGGTGTTGCCCCCCCAGGCCCACACCGTGCCGTCATGCTTGAGCGCGAGGGAGAAGCCATCTCCCGCCGCGATGGCGGCCACCCCCGTCAGTCCTTGGACTCGAACGGGCAACACGCGCGACACCGTCGACCCGTCGCCCAGTTGGCCCTGCGTGTTCGAGCCCCACGCCTGCACCGAGCCGTCTCCCAGGAGCGCCAGCGAATGACGGGCGCCCACGGCGATGGACAGCACACCCGCCAGCGAGCCCACCACCGCGGGCGCGCGGCGAGGCGCGGTACTTCCATCCCCCAATTCGCCCTCCAGGTTCGCGCCCCAGGAGAGGACCCGCCCGTCGGTCTTCAACGCCAGGGCATGCGTCGCGCCCCCCGCGATGGCCCGGCACTCCGCCAGGCCGATGACGGGCACGGGCTCGGCCCGGGGAAACAGCGTCCCGTCACCCAGCTGCCCGGAGCTGTTCGCCCCCGTGGCCTGGACGCTGCCATCCAACGCCACGCCCATGGAGTACTGCGTCGCCGCGGCCAGCCCGCGCGACGCGGCGAGCCCCGAGCGCGCGGGCACCGCCTGCCAGTCCAAGGCGCCATCCCCCACCTGGCCCTCGGCGTTGCTCCCCCAGCCCCAGAGCGTCAGGTCGTCCTTCACGACCAGGGCGTGCACCGCGCCCATGGCCACCGTCCGGACATCCACCAGCGTGGGCACCTGCGCGGGCCGCGTGCGTGGCGCCGAGAGTCCGCCCCCGAGCTGGCCGTGCTCATTGAGTCCCCAGGCCCACACCGTCCCGTCCGCCTTGAGCGCCAGGGTCTGCTCTCCGCCGACCGAGAGGGAGACCACTCCGGTGAGGCCATCCACCCTGGCGGGTGTCATGCGGTGGGCGAGCGTGCCATCTCCCAATTGGCCCTCGGCATTGCGCCCCCAGGCCCAGATGGTGCCATCGGCCCGCAACACCGCGGAGTGGCAGCGCCCCGCGCGCACCGCCACCACGTCCGTCAGACCCTGCACCTGCTCGGGCACTCGCAGCACGCGGCCCACGTTCTGCGGGTCCGCACACGTGTCCTGGCGGCCCCAGACCCAGACCGTGCCATCCGCCTTCAAGGCCAGCGAGTGCTCCACGCCCGCGGCCAGGGAAACCACTCCCTCCAGGTTCGGCACCCGGAAGGGCTCATTCCGAGTGGGGGTGATGGACCCGTCTCCCAGTTGCCCCACGCTGTTGTCCCCCCACGCCCAGACCGAACCCTCCACGCTCAAGGCCAGGGAATGAAACGCCCCCGCGGCCACGGTCATCGCCACCAGCGTGCCGCTCACCTTGACGGGCTGGCTGCGATTGAGCGCCGTCCCATCCCCGATGGCGCCCCAGGAATTGGCGCCCCATCCCCACACCGTGCCGTCCTCCTTGAGCGCCAGCGAGTGGTACGTCCCCGCGGAGACCGCCGCCACCCGCGACAGGGTGAGCACCTGCACGGGCACGGCGCGTCCCGTGGCCGTTCCGTCACCGAGTTGCGACTGCGTATTCAGCCCCCATCCCCACGCCGAGCCATCCGCCTTGATGGCCAGCGTATGCCCGCCTCCCGCGGAGACGTCCGCGCGCTCCACCAGCACCCGCGCCGACGTGGGCACGAGCTTCATGAAGTAGGTCCCATCCCCCACCTGCCCTTCGCTGTTCGAGCCCCAGGCCCACACCTCGCCGTTGCCCTTCACCGCCACCGAGTGCTGTCCTCCTCCCGCGGCCACGCCCTTCACCTGCGTGAGCCCAGGCACCTGGAACGGAGACAACCGTTGCGTCTGGGTTCCATCCCCCAACTGCGCCCGGACGTTGCTGCCCCAGGCCCACACGGAGCCGTCCACCTTCAACGCCACCGAGTGCTGACCTCCCCCCGTCACCGCGACGACCTCGGTCAGCCCAGGTATCTGCGCGGGCGTGGGGCTCGACACGAGGGTGCCCAGACCCAGCTGGCCCGCATCGTTCTTCCCCCAGCTCCACACCGTCCCATCCATCTTGAGGACGAGCGAGTGGGAGCCTC from Myxococcus stipitatus carries:
- the asnS gene encoding asparagine--tRNA ligase, with the protein product MQVVSVKQVLAGAVEAGTKVEVRGWVRTRRDSKAGISFVNVSDGSVFDPVQVVAPNSLPNYEKEILHLTAGCSVVCRGTLVKSQGKGQAYEVQADEVQVLGFVDDPDTYPIQPKQHTLEFLRDVAHLRVRTNTFSAVTRVRHRAANAIHNFFDQEGFFWVNTPIITASDAEGAGQMFRVSTLDAVNPPRTPEGKIDWHKDFFGKEAYLTVSGQLNVEAYCLAMSKVYTFGPTFRAENSNTTRHLAEFWMIEPEIAFADLNADADLAERFLKHVFKAVLEDCGPDFKFFEERVQKGVTERLEKFIQSSFERIDYTEAIEILKRAKKKFEYAPEWGKDLQTEHERYLAEEHVGRPVVVMNYPEAIKAFYMRINEDGKTVAAMDVLAPGIGEIIGGSQREERLDVLDARMKRFGLDPAHYQWYRDLRRYGTVPHAGFGLGFERLIVYMCGLQNIRDAIPYPRVPGSAQF
- a CDS encoding TonB family protein, with protein sequence MLRSRSLPLVVLLSLAVVPLALAAAGPQLQAFFSPELKSAAYQQRVYSQVAGKWTQPGKKGLPTVGRKTVVQAVIGRDGKLISADVTMESGSKSWDAAALSAVRKAAPFAPLPKDYPLSTLDAHFHVAWVSSP
- a CDS encoding CotH kinase family protein, giving the protein MDSGGCTVAWRSLSRGVLACVVALTLACGGGSPPTEVPPPVDPQVEPPDSGTKQPQETPDSGTQQPQETPDAGPRCGPTAGDTRWLTEGQSLTATVTCSTGSTPTGARFTVDNPPPGATFDTATATLRWTPARDQAAVWNLVLREQGSGETGTLKVGVAENDGAPGNVRIVDPVVYTEEYGLPVFHITYPVPPGLTGGGDRPAQLTYRGRKYSIQAKYRGATSGAFPKRSLTLEFPDEDLFNEPVFGDGFLKRKRVALISTFNDNSYIRTRLAFDLWNRMSPDHIRIPVFSAVVYANNRFLGLFTAADLPHKRVMAQSGMNKDSDLFKAVEKEANFSRLRRDGQPKESLREGFEKKVGEPPMGQPHAWDNLEAFVAFVADSTDATFRAEFPRRANVLDYQDWWIFNTLILGTDSGGKNAYHAYDPGTKGPWRFIPWDLDASLGQNFDTTRTGPTTRLNFASQNRIFERLLEDPSFANPMRERYQALLRNELKLENVLALIDRYEKETSAVAKRDWARWQLEYRAFGEPGSIGEGNFPNWYKRADFNTYEQELEYVRQWVRTRWPALQSQLP
- a CDS encoding abortive infection system antitoxin AbiGi family protein, which encodes MSDFVVHFTKPGPPFRDAYQNMMNILGTRTLIPGAQGFGLARKEPQVAERHRAVCFSEIPLDQLGRLVHRRSLYGIGFSKSFILSQGGGPVWYVQYASAAHLALKHQVDEALAAPDSKGHPLWSMTPFVDIQGESHNAPYQYRFDWEREWRVPGMLRFTEYDVAVLFLPEEMHPTARGFFEWAVREKAGPGYFCPCLDPLWSASQIARALEKHAEDSVRLKAG
- the deoD gene encoding purine-nucleoside phosphorylase — translated: MATPHISAAPGDFADVVLMPGDPLRARYISERFLTDARGVTSVRNMFGFTGTYQGRRISVMGHGMGVPSISIYATELIKVYGAKVLVRVGSCGALRTDVKLRDVIVATGAGTDSKVNRMRLMGHDFPAVADFQLARWAMESAERRGKAVRAGSVFTSDLFYHPQQELNAVLERMGVLAIEMEVAGLYGVAAEFGARALGLLTVSDHLKTGEALSPQDRQTSFDEMIELALDVALKVPAPTP
- a CDS encoding RCC1 repeat-containing protein — its product is MNRVRSQSAVAVWRWWLCVLCLVACAGPEDFAAPETLGSVRAAEGASRQGTVLAGRHHTLVLKADGTVWSWGGNNYGQLGTGSMRQNPMPARVWRLFSITAIGAGELHSLALKSDGTVWAWGANTNGQLGDGTTVSRAVPAPVPGLTNVVSIAAGFSHSMVLKADGTVWAWGLNAAGQLGDGTATRRLTPVQVQGLTGVKEIAAGNVHSLALTADGRLWTWGGNVDGQLGTGDLVGRSLPGSLPGMTGVVALSGGGSHSLVLKMDGTVWSWGKNDAGQLGLGTLVSSPTPAQIPGLTEVVAVTGGGQHSVALKVDGSVWAWGSNVRAQLGDGTQTQRLSPFQVPGLTQVKGVAAGGGQHSVAVKGNGEVWAWGSNSEGQVGDGTYFMKLVPTSARVLVERADVSAGGGHTLAIKADGSAWGWGLNTQSQLGDGTATGRAVPVQVLTLSRVAAVSAGTYHSLALKEDGTVWGWGANSWGAIGDGTALNRSQPVKVSGTLVAMTVAAGAFHSLALSVEGSVWAWGDNSVGQLGDGSITPTRNEPFRVPNLEGVVSLAAGVEHSLALKADGTVWVWGRQDTCADPQNVGRVLRVPEQVQGLTDVVAVRAGRCHSAVLRADGTIWAWGRNAEGQLGDGTLAHRMTPARVDGLTGVVSLSVGGEQTLALKADGTVWAWGLNEHGQLGGGLSAPRTRPAQVPTLVDVRTVAMGAVHALVVKDDLTLWGWGSNAEGQVGDGALDWQAVPARSGLAASRGLAAATQYSMGVALDGSVQATGANSSGQLGDGTLFPRAEPVPVIGLAECRAIAGGATHALALKTDGRVLSWGANLEGELGDGSTAPRRAPAVVGSLAGVLSIAVGARHSLALLGDGSVQAWGSNTQGQLGDGSTVSRVLPVRVQGLTGVAAIAAGDGFSLALKHDGTVWAWGGNTLGQLGDGTSVRKVAPAQTQGLTGVTAVAAGRNHALALKGDGTLWSWGSNTYGELGDGTQVRKLAPVQVATLTGVGAVDAGDHHSLAVTSGGRVWGWGRNQYGQVGNGVKSNWQLLPLQVPGLTGAVAVAGGGEHSLALLSDRSVWAWGHGDMGQLGTGMSNLRVSPVQVW
- a CDS encoding kinetoplast-associated protein, producing the protein MASRKSASRKSTPRNRSSESTKAAFEDLARKARNKPVVPAKEQEARDSHAKNVLADVSTLSAESAVKKVTEAGLTINKTLAGINEQVIALVEEMKQLDEAIHLKTEELSELHGRDVAASAVDVLVAEYDKRKAELQEEMTGLQKDIVDTRAKAAADLAAEKESAQVARQRAEEQYAYDVQIQRKKEQDAFAEGLRVQAATERDRKEKLEKEWATREEALKLREKELEDLRKQVADFPATLKKEADTAAAIVGNRVKSDWELKLTLATKDAETAQRVASMEIGSLKDTNTKQAQAIQTLQTELAEAKRQVQAIAEKALESASGARALAEVQGVIASREFSKAK